One Mustela nigripes isolate SB6536 chromosome 5, MUSNIG.SB6536, whole genome shotgun sequence DNA segment encodes these proteins:
- the LOC132018788 gene encoding enoyl-CoA hydratase domain-containing protein 2, mitochondrial produces MLRALTSALRLPGPWRSLRTRGCASHGATGDPEIQVRALTGRDQGITEILMNRPSARNALGNVLVSQLLEALAQLREDQQVRVLLFRSGVKGVFCAGADLKEREQMSEAEVGIFVQRLRGLMNEIAAFPAPTIAAMDGFALGGGLELALACDLRVAASSAVMGLIETTRGLLPGAGGTQRLPRCLGVALAKELIFTGRRLSGAQAQALGLVNHAVSQNEEGNAAYHRALELAQEILPQAPIAVRLGKVAIDRGMEVDIASGMAIEGICYAQNIPTQDRLEGMAAFREKRPPRFVGK; encoded by the coding sequence ATGCTGCGCGCCCTGACCAGCGCCCTGCGCCTTCCAGGCCCCTGGAGATCCCTTCGCACCCGGGGCTGCGCCTCCCATGGAGCTACTGGGGACCCGGAGATCCAAGTGCGCGCCCTCACCGGCCGCGACCAAGGAATCACTGAGATTCTGATGAACAGACCGAGTGCCCGCAATGCTCTGGGGAACGTCTTGGTCAGCCAGCTGCTGGAAGCTCTGGCCCAGCTGCGGGAAGACCAGCAAGTGCGTGTTCTGCTCTTCAGAAGTGGAGTGAAGGGTGTGTTCTGTGCAGGTGCAGACCTGAAGGAGCGGGAGCAGATGAGTGAGGCAGAAGTGGGGATCTTTGTCCAGCGGCTCCGAGGCCTGATGAATGAGATTGCAGCCTTCCCTGCGCCCACGATTGCAGCTATGGACGGGTTTGCCTTGGGTGGAGGCCTGGAACTTGCCCTGGCCTGTGACCTCCGAGTAGCAGCTTCCTCAGCCGTCATGGGACTGATCGAGACCACCCGAGGGCTCCTCCCTGGAGCAGGAGGGACTCAGAGGCTGCCTCGATGCCTGGGAGTGGCCCTGGCAAAGGAGCTCATCTTCACAGGCCGAAGACTGAGTGGTGCACAGGCCCAAGCCCTAGGGCTGGTGAACCACGCTGTTTCCCAGAATGAGGAGGGCAACGCCGCCTACCATCGGGCACTGGAATTGGCCCAGGAGATCTTGCCCCAGGCACCCATTGCTGTGCGGCTGGGCAAAGTAGCCATTGATAGAGGAATGGAGGTGGATATCGCATCAGGGATGGCCATTGAAGGCATATGCTATGCCCAGAACATCCCCACCCAGGACCGCCTGGAGGGCATGGCAGCCTTCAGGGAGAAGCGGCCCCCCAGATTTGTTGGCAAGTGA